AAATGACAGTGATTCTGAATGCGTCAAACAATAACTGTTGGGCCATTATAGGTTTACGTACAATAACTTTGCCGCACGCGTCAAAGACCGGGGGGCGTCGCGTGTTAAGGCTGCGTACGTACTCCGACCAGCGCGCCATGCACTCGGTGACGTCTTGCTGATCACCCCACACTCCTTGCGTGTAGGTGAAGTAAACTGCACCGACTAGGAGACCAGCCTGTACACAGAGACCATAGAAATCTAAGTTAATAAGTTCGAGGCCACAGTAATCTAAGTTAATAGGCAGTAGATGTCACATAGTGCAGTTAGCCGTGTTGTATTCACTagagcgattttttttattaaagatcttcgatttaatttttattactcaTAACTAGGATTACAAGATTAAAAAGAAACTATATAATATACGTAGGTTAAACACgagcaataatttaatttacttagccgtttgcagtggccgtggtcacgagtagactgtaGAGTAGTGTACGTGTAGTGTATTGACTGTGGGTCATGCCAGGGTGTTTTAACAGTTACAAGTGAAAATCAATGagtttaaagtattttatgacTATCATGTAATCGTAAAATATCGTAAATTAGATTTGTaagtgttattattataataattacatcgGCTTAAGCCGAATCCGCTTTGATAATGTGGGAGTGGGGAACCTGACGCcggctctaccttgatcaaggtagagcgagattttCAACAccttccgcgcctctcaaaagtGCCATCTAAATTTCATTTTGCAcgaaaaactggaaaatggtGCCACTTGCCATCTGTCGCCCACAAAACCGCTCCTTTTGCTTTACCCCGGGGCCGGGGGCACTGGGAAAGCCTTAGTTGAAGAGTGTATTTTCTACGCAAGTCTTTGTCCATATCtttagtaaatatttcagaCTGTCGCTACGTAGCCTATAAAGTACCTATGCAGTTCTTTAAACTTAAGAAATCGTAAGTTCTTACTTTGATAGCATACATCATCTTTCCGTGACCATAGCCTAGAGGCCCAACTTTAACGACTTTTTTTCCACCCATCCGCATTTCGTGGTATTCCTCCTTGGTACAAACTTTTATGCAGGTTGGTTTTATTGGGAGCTCTGTGGGTAAAAAGTAAAGAGAGTCAGAGAGTGAGAGAATAGAGACGGtgacaatgaaaaaaaaaactggccaagtgcgagtcggactcgcgcaccgagggttccgtataaatatttttattatatgatgtaactaaaaatttacggttttcgcaatttttcctttatctgtgctataatataagacgttgcttcgtacaaaatttcaagattctgagttcacaggaagtaccctgtaggttttgattcccttgcgagtttcgaaaatttgcggaaatttgcggcataaacggctgtatcttttgattgcgttggcttagaagtttgtttttttcgcagctccaagggacagtagaccttagtatttgatataaatttcagcttgatacctccacgcgttcttgagaaaaagggtcttgacagacggacgtacggacggacaacaaagtgatcctataagggttccgttttttcctttcgaggaacggaaccctaaaaataaataaatgcctGTTGTTTCAGCATAGAACAATAATCGGCTAAGGGGGAGCACTGAGGCATCCGCACATaagacagtaaaaaaatatgtttgcgaTTTCGACTAACTAACATTTCGACTAATAACAAAAGTTATGACAAATAGTTATTAAcattatgattaaaaaaaaactttttttaacatcCCTAATACCTTCGCTTTTGACTAATAAGACACAAATCCTTCAAGTTGAGTTCAATACAGTTGCAATTTTGTAAATTTCGTTCATTATAGAACTCCAGCGACTACCATAGCCATAGCCAAGTAACATTATCAAAACGGGTACTGTATGTAATCTAAACAATGAAACTCAAGTGTTAGGAAGCATTCTGAGCAGCATTACATAATTTGTAACATATACCAGGGCGAGAGAACACGTGAAGAGGTAAAATATGAGGACAATAATGTTACATGAAGTCTACGCTTTTGAAATTCGTGGAAATTTACACAAACAGTTTTCATCTATTCGTCTCTTTCTTACCCGTGGATTCTTTTACAAACTTCCTACAACTACTCGTAACTAAATACATGAACGAGAAGCGATAGAAAGGCTTGTAAATATAGACGTATGGATTTAAAAGTCcacaataaatgatttgtatttgtttgtattttgtatacctatgtactcgtatatagaTACGTCTACACCACAATACTATAAAATAGCTGCTCTTAGTCACATGACCGTATCTAACTTGTATGAAGATGTTTAGAATGGACACCAAAAAGTTGGATCAAGTTAAAGCGTAGTAAACCATACAAAACGATTGACTGGAAAAAGTTCTGTTGTGGCACTAAAATTATCCATctagcagtgggacttatacaggctggaatgatgattgACTGGGGCTGTAACTTGTAACCTTGTAACTGTTGGGAAATAACGCAAAATcactttatttattcacaatacGACGTAATTTTATTGTCAACTGCACCATTATTTCGCACTCTGCATAATAATGTCTAGGCTATCTAGCCTGGTATAAATAGGCAGATCAGGGGTAATCTTGTACCTGTGACTCGTCCGCAGTCGATCTTCTTGGTAGGGCTGCATTTGTCATACATCTGCATATCAGGCTTGAGCTTTGGATCTTTGGCGAGGTTGATGGTCCTGCACGCCTCACAGGGGTATCCCGGCTTCTTATCGCACATTTTGAAATACTAGCACTGCAGATTTTGAAGAGTAAAAACgtatatgaaaatatttttgatgcGAAAAATGTTTGACAGAGGAATTGACTTGTCAAGGGTTTATGGTTTTCTTTGAAGGCTGCCAGTGTGGAAAGGTCAAGGTGCGAGTTGGGACCATGTTGAGACTTTGTTGAGGCTAAAGCATTTTTTCTCATTACATTATGCCTAGTATAGTTTTGTCATTATCTTTTATGTTTGTTTAGAATTTTTAACTTACACCTTCATTTTTATAAAGATTTGGACATAAAACTGTGTTTTTTActacctataataatataaacgcgaaagtttgtgagttgtgtatgtttgttgctTCATGCTAAAGGTCTCctctctacacattacaccgtatcatggcATGGTCGTAATAGGAAGGTGTCAGACCAAGACGGAGTACAGTTTGAtaacttggagttaacacttgacagatgggagtgccttcagtcaattttcaactttgacgtcatacaaataaagccatttttagtatacatttaaccacgtttacagattatctAAAAACTAGCAGCAACAGCGGAACAGCTCAAACGGCGTAAATATGCAGCCCTTGGAGAGGGCTATATTTTTGCGCCGTTTGGTGTTGAGACCCTAGGGCCGTGGGGGCCAGGCGCACGCATATCGCGAGAGATATCCGCGCGCCTCATTGATGTttcaggtgaccagagggctggcagctattttgggcaaaggattagccttgcggtacaacgcgggaatgctgccagccttctgggcacaatgatcagcgacggtgacctaggagggattGTTTATTTAcaggttaggctaggttatatatgaactaaaagaatttccttgctcacccgcgaccttacgatagctaagcttatgcaaaatatgcgtgttcatgcagttcctccacctccacactgtaagaacacacacaaatcacacaaacccatccatcaccaccaccacactacactgacgcgtttcgaactcaaccagagctcatcttcagagtgacacaaccgtacaccatgctaccagttgttagaccaaCACAACAACTAACAACTGTATCTTGTAACTGTAACTGGGTTCACGTacaagggcttaagtgtaaaatccttactttacaggacgggctttcaaagtcaaaaactatcg
This region of Choristoneura fumiferana chromosome 11, NRCan_CFum_1, whole genome shotgun sequence genomic DNA includes:
- the LOC141432840 gene encoding uncharacterized protein; translated protein: MCDKKPGYPCEACRTINLAKDPKLKPDMQMYDKCSPTKKIDCGRVTELPIKPTCIKVCTKEEYHEMRMGGKKVVKVGPLGYGHGKMMYAIKAGLLVGAVYFTYTQGVWGDQQDVTECMARWSEYVRSLNTRRPPVFDACGKVIRKENPESIIAPLYSMYKEFVTNFFSGVVKLPLVVKCAYFDYLKEMERKAQEDLKERRIRRKG